One window from the genome of Streptomyces sp. NBC_00287 encodes:
- a CDS encoding sensor histidine kinase, which yields MAATPAPPQAPPKPTWDPRRPVQPFPWLRPTIRIRLTLLYGGMFLIAGILLLSIIYLLAASALNVGSDLPFRVLSGQVSSDMCNMRATSLPADELNRALNECVNEQRQHALDTLLSRSLLALLGLAVIAFAFGYAMAGRVLSPLGRITRTARAVAGSDLSRRIELDGPDDELKELADTFDDMLERLQRAFTAQQRFVGNASHELRTPLAINRTLLEVHLSDPEAPVELQQLGKTLLATNERSEQLVEGLLLLARSDNQIVERKPVDLAEVAEQAVDQVHGEAEGRGVEIRGKRDPAVVQGNGVLLERIALNLVQNAVRYNIPEGGWVEVTTELQHGQAVLVVSNTGPVVPAYEIDNLFEPFRRLRTERTGSDKGVGLGLSIARSVARAHGGHITAQPREGGGLVMRVALPV from the coding sequence ATGGCAGCGACCCCCGCCCCGCCCCAGGCGCCCCCCAAGCCGACCTGGGACCCGAGAAGGCCCGTGCAGCCCTTCCCCTGGCTGCGCCCCACCATCCGCATACGGCTCACCCTGCTCTACGGCGGGATGTTCCTGATCGCCGGCATCCTGCTGCTGTCGATCATCTATCTGCTCGCCGCGAGCGCGCTGAACGTCGGCAGTGATCTGCCCTTCAGGGTCCTGTCCGGTCAGGTCTCCAGCGACATGTGCAACATGCGGGCCACCAGCCTGCCCGCGGACGAGCTCAACCGCGCGCTCAACGAGTGCGTGAACGAACAGCGCCAGCACGCCCTGGACACCCTGCTCAGCCGCTCCCTGCTGGCCCTGCTCGGCCTCGCCGTCATCGCCTTCGCCTTCGGCTACGCCATGGCGGGCCGCGTCCTGTCGCCGCTCGGCCGGATCACCCGCACCGCCCGCGCGGTGGCCGGCTCCGACCTGTCCCGGCGGATCGAGCTGGACGGCCCGGACGACGAGCTCAAGGAGCTCGCCGACACCTTCGACGACATGCTGGAGCGCCTCCAGCGGGCCTTCACCGCCCAGCAGCGCTTCGTCGGCAACGCCTCGCACGAGCTGCGCACCCCGCTCGCGATCAACCGCACGCTCCTGGAAGTGCACCTGTCCGACCCGGAAGCGCCGGTGGAGCTCCAGCAGCTCGGCAAGACGCTGCTGGCCACCAACGAGCGCAGCGAGCAGCTGGTGGAAGGCCTGCTGCTGCTCGCCCGCAGCGACAACCAGATCGTCGAGCGCAAGCCGGTCGACCTCGCCGAGGTGGCCGAGCAGGCCGTCGACCAGGTGCACGGCGAGGCGGAGGGCAGGGGCGTGGAGATCCGCGGCAAGCGCGATCCCGCGGTCGTGCAGGGCAACGGCGTCCTGCTGGAGCGGATCGCCCTGAACCTCGTACAGAACGCCGTGCGGTACAACATCCCGGAGGGCGGCTGGGTCGAGGTCACCACCGAGCTCCAGCACGGCCAGGCGGTGCTCGTCGTGTCCAACACGGGGCCGGTCGTCCCGGCGTACGAGATCGACAATCTCTTCGAGCCGTTCCGGCGGCTGCGGACGGAGCGCACGGGCAGCGACAAGGGCGTCGGGCTCGGTCTGTCCATCGCGCGGTCCGTGGCCCGGGCGCACGGCGGGCACATCACGGCACAGCCCCGCGAGGGCGGTGGGCTGGTGATGCGAGTGGCTCTGCCCGTGTGA
- a CDS encoding DUF4193 domain-containing protein, with the protein MATDYDTPRKTDDDVDSDSLEELKARRNDKSTSAVDVDEFEAAEGLELPGADLSNEELAVRVLPKQQDEFTCMSCFLVHHRSQLAREKNGQPICRDCD; encoded by the coding sequence ATGGCAACGGATTACGACACCCCACGCAAGACCGACGACGACGTCGACTCGGACAGCCTTGAAGAGCTCAAGGCCCGTAGGAACGACAAGTCGACCTCCGCAGTGGACGTCGACGAATTCGAGGCCGCGGAAGGCCTTGAGCTGCCCGGCGCGGACCTCTCGAACGAGGAGCTGGCCGTCCGGGTGCTGCCCAAGCAGCAGGACGAGTTCACCTGCATGAGCTGCTTCCTGGTGCACCACCGCAGCCAGCTGGCCCGGGAGAAGAACGGTCAGCCGATCTGCCGCGACTGCGACTGA
- a CDS encoding DUF3093 domain-containing protein — protein sequence MQLSATPYEERLTAPRSWWLMSVLVGVSMALIVLPFGTLPMLGALAGGTAAAAVVASTYGSVRIRVVGDSLIAGEAKIPVTALGETEILDPEEARAWRTHKADTRAFLLLRAYIPTALRVEVTDPEDPTPYLYLSTREPQALAEAIRTAKAA from the coding sequence ATGCAGCTCTCCGCCACCCCGTACGAAGAACGCCTCACCGCCCCCCGCTCGTGGTGGCTGATGTCGGTACTGGTCGGCGTCTCCATGGCGCTGATCGTGCTCCCCTTCGGCACCCTGCCGATGCTCGGCGCCCTGGCCGGCGGTACGGCCGCGGCGGCGGTGGTGGCCAGCACGTACGGCTCGGTCCGGATCCGGGTGGTGGGCGACTCGCTGATCGCGGGCGAGGCGAAGATCCCGGTCACGGCGCTCGGCGAGACGGAGATCCTGGACCCGGAGGAAGCCCGGGCCTGGCGCACGCACAAGGCCGACACCCGCGCCTTCCTGCTGCTGCGGGCCTACATCCCCACGGCACTGCGCGTGGAGGTCACCGACCCCGAGGATCCGACGCCGTACCTGTACCTGTCGACGCGGGAGCCGCAGGCGCTGGCGGAGGCGATCAGGACGGCGAAGGCGGCCTAG
- a CDS encoding PaaI family thioesterase has protein sequence MSGTSASLQPPADAVKPVRHPDAPAPGELLGAHYGQCFGCGGEQPHGLHLQARAGEGVCLTAEFTVRPEHQGAPGLAHGGILATALDETLGSLNWLLRTIAVTGRLETDFRRPVPVGTVLHLQAEVTAVAGRKIYSTATGRVGGPEGPVAVRADALFIEVKVDHFIDNGRQEEIQAAMNDPDQVRRARAFEVNP, from the coding sequence GTGAGTGGTACATCCGCAAGCCTTCAGCCCCCGGCCGACGCCGTGAAACCGGTGCGACACCCTGATGCTCCCGCGCCCGGTGAGCTTCTCGGCGCGCACTACGGCCAGTGTTTCGGCTGTGGCGGCGAGCAGCCGCACGGGCTGCACCTGCAGGCGCGGGCGGGCGAAGGGGTCTGTCTCACCGCCGAGTTCACCGTGCGCCCCGAGCACCAGGGCGCGCCGGGTCTCGCACACGGCGGCATCCTCGCGACCGCCCTCGACGAGACCCTGGGCTCGCTGAACTGGCTGCTGCGGACCATCGCCGTGACCGGACGTCTGGAGACCGACTTCCGGCGCCCCGTACCGGTCGGGACCGTGCTGCATCTGCAGGCCGAGGTGACCGCGGTGGCCGGGCGGAAGATCTACTCCACCGCCACCGGACGGGTCGGCGGCCCCGAGGGACCGGTCGCCGTCCGCGCCGACGCGCTCTTCATCGAGGTCAAGGTCGACCACTTCATCGACAACGGCCGCCAGGAGGAGATCCAGGCCGCCATGAACGACCCGGACCAGGTGCGGCGGGCCCGCGCCTTCGAGGTGAACCCGTGA
- the dut gene encoding dUTP diphosphatase: MSRDPLNVLIRRVDADVPLPSYAHPGDAGADLRTTEACELKPGERAVLPTGVSVALPEGYAAFVHPRSGLAARCGVALVNAPGTVDAGYRGEIKVIVVNLDPRETVRFERFDRIAQLVVQQVERVRFQEVAELPDSARAEGGFGSTGGHAAVDGGRGTSGQAAEGGTTGGTRYASVVSDREGQ; encoded by the coding sequence GTGAGCCGTGACCCCCTGAACGTGCTGATCCGCCGTGTCGATGCGGACGTACCGCTTCCGTCGTACGCGCATCCCGGCGACGCGGGGGCGGATCTGCGCACCACCGAGGCCTGTGAATTGAAGCCGGGGGAGCGTGCGGTGCTGCCGACGGGGGTGTCTGTGGCGCTCCCGGAGGGGTACGCGGCCTTCGTGCACCCACGTTCCGGTCTGGCCGCCCGCTGCGGTGTCGCTCTGGTGAATGCCCCAGGGACGGTTGATGCCGGGTACCGTGGGGAGATCAAGGTGATCGTGGTGAATCTCGACCCGCGCGAGACCGTGCGGTTCGAGCGCTTCGACCGGATTGCCCAGCTGGTCGTCCAGCAGGTCGAGAGGGTCCGCTTCCAGGAGGTGGCGGAGCTTCCCGACTCGGCGCGGGCCGAGGGGGGCTTCGGGTCCACCGGTGGACACGCTGCCGTGGACGGCGGGCGCGGCACAAGCGGTCAGGCCGCCGAGGGCGGCACGACGGGTGGGACTAGATACGCTTCGGTCGTATCCGACCGGGAAGGACAGTGA
- a CDS encoding DUF3710 domain-containing protein, with protein MFGRRKKKGAAEDAAGEPEQVVDGVDTEADDEGTRERVRLEPEPRPDGPWDSTEVREPGEGRVDLGGLFVPGVEGMELRVEVAGDAIVAATVVLRDSAIQLQAFAAPKREGIWGEVREEIGSGITQQGGIIDEVEGPLGWELRAQVPVQLPDGTGGFQVVRFVGVDGPRWFLRGVISGQGAVQPQAAGLLEQIFRDTVVVRGEGPMAPRDPIVLKLPNDAQMVPEGVQQEEAGSRFSGGMGQLQRGPEITEVR; from the coding sequence GTGTTCGGACGTCGCAAGAAGAAGGGTGCCGCCGAGGACGCGGCCGGCGAGCCCGAGCAGGTCGTCGACGGCGTCGACACCGAGGCGGACGACGAAGGCACGCGCGAGCGCGTGCGCCTGGAGCCGGAGCCGCGGCCCGACGGACCGTGGGACAGCACCGAGGTGCGCGAGCCCGGCGAGGGCCGGGTGGACCTGGGCGGGCTCTTCGTGCCCGGAGTCGAGGGCATGGAACTGCGGGTCGAGGTAGCGGGCGACGCGATCGTCGCGGCGACCGTCGTCCTGCGCGACAGCGCCATCCAGTTGCAGGCCTTCGCCGCTCCCAAGCGGGAGGGCATCTGGGGCGAGGTGCGCGAGGAGATCGGCTCCGGCATCACCCAGCAGGGCGGCATCATCGACGAGGTCGAGGGTCCGCTGGGCTGGGAGCTCAGGGCGCAGGTCCCGGTCCAGCTGCCGGACGGCACGGGCGGTTTCCAGGTCGTGCGGTTCGTCGGGGTGGACGGTCCGCGCTGGTTCCTGCGCGGTGTGATCTCGGGCCAGGGCGCGGTGCAGCCGCAGGCGGCCGGGCTACTGGAGCAGATCTTCCGGGACACGGTCGTGGTCCGCGGCGAGGGCCCGATGGCGCCCCGCGACCCGATCGTCCTGAAGCTGCCGAACGACGCCCAGATGGTCCCCGAAGGGGTCCAGCAGGAGGAGGCCGGATCTCGGTTCTCCGGCGGCATGGGGCAGTTGCAGCGCGGACCGGAGATCACCGAGGTCCGCTAG
- a CDS encoding alginate lyase family protein, which produces MRRTGLLAAVAALVAGVLAWPSAPGADAAPATFTHPGVTVSKGQLDFARSKVLAGAQPWKGAYDQMMASKYADLNRTPKPRAVVECGSYSNPNYGCTDEREDAIAAYTNALAWYITRDARYAQKSIQLMDAWSAVITDHTNSNAPLQTGWAGSSWPKAAEIIKYTYTGGWPNSGRFATMLRNVYLPEIINGSNSNGNWELSMMEAAIGISVFLEDKASYDKAMAKFRTRTAAYVYLASDGELPKTVPSQNLNTREKIVNYWQGQSTFVTGLTQETCRDLTHTGYGISAISHVAETSRIQGEDLYGTDVGERLRHALGFQAKYELGTAVPSWLCGGSLHLGLGPVTEVGYNALHNRLGHAMTNTETLTESRRPAGSNNLFVAWETLTHGDNPS; this is translated from the coding sequence ATGCGCAGAACCGGACTGCTCGCGGCCGTCGCCGCCCTCGTCGCCGGTGTCCTCGCCTGGCCGTCCGCGCCCGGCGCCGACGCGGCGCCCGCCACCTTCACCCATCCCGGAGTCACGGTCTCCAAGGGCCAGTTGGACTTCGCCCGCTCCAAGGTCCTGGCCGGCGCCCAGCCCTGGAAGGGCGCCTACGACCAGATGATGGCGAGCAAGTACGCCGACCTGAACCGCACCCCCAAGCCCCGCGCGGTCGTCGAGTGCGGCTCCTACTCCAACCCCAACTACGGCTGCACGGACGAGCGCGAGGACGCGATAGCCGCGTACACCAACGCCCTCGCCTGGTACATCACGCGGGACGCGCGCTACGCGCAGAAGTCCATCCAGCTGATGGACGCCTGGTCCGCGGTCATCACGGACCACACCAACAGCAACGCCCCGCTGCAGACCGGCTGGGCAGGCTCCTCCTGGCCCAAGGCCGCCGAGATCATCAAGTACACGTACACCGGCGGCTGGCCGAACTCCGGCCGCTTCGCCACCATGCTCCGCAATGTCTACCTGCCCGAGATCATCAACGGCTCCAACTCCAACGGGAACTGGGAGCTGTCGATGATGGAGGCCGCCATCGGCATCTCCGTCTTCCTGGAGGACAAGGCGTCGTACGACAAGGCCATGGCGAAGTTCCGCACCCGCACCGCCGCCTACGTCTACCTCGCCTCCGACGGCGAGCTGCCGAAGACCGTGCCGAGCCAGAACCTCAACACCCGCGAGAAGATCGTCAACTACTGGCAGGGCCAGTCGACCTTCGTCACCGGCCTCACCCAGGAGACCTGCCGCGACCTCACGCACACCGGCTACGGCATCTCCGCGATCTCGCACGTCGCCGAGACCAGCCGGATCCAGGGCGAGGACCTGTACGGCACCGACGTCGGCGAGCGGCTGCGGCACGCGCTCGGGTTCCAGGCCAAGTACGAACTCGGTACGGCCGTGCCGAGCTGGCTGTGCGGCGGCTCCCTGCATCTGGGGCTCGGGCCGGTCACCGAGGTCGGCTACAACGCCCTGCACAACCGTCTCGGCCACGCCATGACCAACACCGAGACGCTGACCGAGAGCAGGCGCCCGGCCGGCAGCAACAACCTCTTCGTCGCCTGGGAGACCCTCACCCACGGGGACAACCCCTCCTGA
- a CDS encoding sensor histidine kinase KdpD, with product MGRGRLRIYLGAAPGVGKTYAMLSEAHRRAERGTDCVVAFVEHHDRPRTEVMLHGLEQIPRRELAYRGSAFTEMDVDAVLARRPRVALVDELAHTNVPGSRNAKRWQDVEELLAAGIDVISTVNIQHLESLGDVVESITGVRQQETLPDEAVRRADQIELVDMSPQALRRRMAHGNIYRSDKVDAALSNYFRPGNLTALRELALLWVADRVDEYLQQYRSDHRVSKIWGSRERIVVGLTGGPEGRTLIRRAARLAEKGAGGEVLAVYIARSDGLTSASPKELAVQRTLVEDLGGTFHHVVGDDIPVALLAFARGVNATQIVLGSSRRKTWQYIFGPGVGATVARESGPDLDVHIVTHEEVAKGRGLPVARGARLGRARITWGWLVGLLGPVLLTVALNEVDLGLANTMLLFLTATVAAALLGGLFPALASAAFGSLLLNYFFSPPLHRFTIADPKNIVAIAIFIGVAVSVASVVDLAARRTHQAARLRAESEILSFLAGNVLRGETSLEALLERVRETFGMESAALLERQSDVEPWTCAGSVGPEPCTNPEDADVDMPVGDHMALALTGRVLPAEDRRVLAAFAAQAAVVLDRRRLKEEADQARALAEGNRIRTALLAAVSHDLRTPLAGIKAAVSSLRSDDVAWSEEDEAELLAGIEEGADRLDHLVGNLLDMSRLQTGTVSAIVREIDLDEVVPMALGGVPEDSVELDIPETLPMVAVDPGLLERSVANVVENAVKYSPLGTPVLVAASSLADRVEVRVVDRGPGVPDDAKERIFAPFQRYGDAPRGAGVGLGLAVARGFAEAMGGTLNAEDTPGGGLTMVLTLRVAADQLVYPEVPEPERQAR from the coding sequence GTGGGACGCGGCAGGCTTCGGATCTACCTCGGCGCGGCACCGGGCGTCGGCAAGACGTACGCGATGCTGTCCGAGGCGCACCGGCGTGCCGAGCGGGGCACCGACTGTGTGGTGGCCTTCGTGGAGCACCACGACCGGCCGCGCACCGAGGTGATGCTGCACGGCCTGGAGCAGATCCCGCGGAGGGAGCTCGCGTACCGCGGCAGCGCCTTCACCGAGATGGACGTGGACGCCGTGCTCGCCCGCCGTCCCCGGGTGGCGCTGGTGGACGAGCTCGCCCACACCAACGTCCCCGGCTCCCGCAACGCCAAGCGCTGGCAGGACGTCGAGGAGCTGCTCGCGGCCGGGATCGATGTCATATCGACCGTCAACATCCAGCACCTGGAGTCGCTGGGCGACGTCGTGGAGTCGATCACGGGTGTACGGCAGCAGGAGACCCTGCCGGACGAGGCGGTGCGTCGCGCCGATCAGATCGAGCTGGTCGACATGTCCCCGCAGGCCCTGCGCCGGCGGATGGCGCACGGCAACATCTACCGGTCCGACAAGGTCGACGCGGCCCTGTCCAACTACTTCCGGCCGGGCAATCTCACGGCCCTGCGCGAGCTGGCGTTGCTGTGGGTGGCCGACCGGGTCGACGAGTATCTGCAGCAGTACCGCAGTGACCACCGGGTGTCGAAGATCTGGGGCTCGCGCGAGCGGATCGTGGTCGGGCTGACCGGCGGTCCCGAGGGCCGGACCCTCATCCGGCGGGCCGCGCGGCTGGCCGAGAAGGGCGCCGGCGGTGAGGTGCTCGCGGTCTACATCGCCCGCAGCGACGGCCTGACCTCGGCCTCGCCCAAGGAACTCGCCGTACAGCGCACCCTCGTCGAGGATCTCGGCGGCACCTTCCATCATGTCGTCGGCGACGACATACCGGTGGCGCTGCTGGCCTTCGCGCGCGGGGTGAACGCCACTCAGATCGTGCTCGGCTCCTCGCGCCGCAAGACCTGGCAGTACATCTTCGGGCCCGGCGTCGGAGCGACCGTCGCGCGGGAGTCGGGGCCGGACCTCGACGTGCACATCGTCACGCACGAAGAGGTCGCCAAGGGGCGTGGGCTGCCGGTCGCCCGGGGGGCGCGGCTGGGACGGGCCCGGATCACCTGGGGCTGGCTCGTCGGCCTCCTCGGTCCCGTGCTGCTGACGGTGGCGCTGAACGAAGTCGACCTGGGCCTCGCCAACACCATGCTGCTGTTCCTGACGGCGACCGTGGCGGCGGCGCTGCTCGGCGGGCTCTTCCCGGCGCTGGCCTCGGCGGCCTTCGGGTCGCTGCTGCTGAACTACTTCTTCTCCCCGCCGCTGCACCGGTTCACCATCGCCGACCCGAAGAACATCGTCGCCATCGCGATCTTCATCGGGGTCGCGGTGTCCGTCGCCTCCGTGGTCGACCTCGCCGCCCGCCGCACCCACCAGGCCGCCCGGCTGCGCGCCGAGTCGGAGATCCTCTCCTTCCTCGCCGGCAATGTGCTGCGCGGCGAGACCAGCCTGGAGGCGCTGCTGGAACGGGTCCGGGAGACCTTCGGGATGGAGTCGGCCGCCCTGCTGGAGCGGCAGAGCGACGTGGAGCCCTGGACCTGCGCCGGGAGCGTGGGACCCGAGCCGTGCACGAACCCGGAGGACGCGGACGTCGACATGCCGGTCGGCGACCACATGGCGCTGGCGCTGACCGGCCGGGTACTGCCCGCCGAGGACCGCCGGGTGCTGGCGGCGTTCGCCGCGCAGGCCGCCGTCGTCCTGGACCGGCGCCGCCTCAAGGAGGAGGCGGACCAGGCCCGTGCGCTGGCCGAGGGCAACCGCATCCGTACGGCGCTGCTGGCCGCCGTCAGCCACGATCTGCGCACCCCGCTCGCCGGGATCAAGGCGGCCGTGAGCAGCCTGCGCTCCGACGACGTGGCCTGGTCCGAGGAGGACGAGGCGGAGCTGCTCGCCGGGATCGAGGAGGGCGCCGACCGCCTGGACCACCTGGTCGGCAACCTCCTCGACATGTCCCGGCTCCAGACCGGCACGGTCAGCGCGATCGTCCGCGAGATCGACCTCGACGAAGTGGTGCCGATGGCGCTCGGCGGGGTGCCCGAGGACAGCGTCGAACTCGACATCCCGGAGACCCTGCCCATGGTCGCCGTCGACCCCGGGCTGCTGGAGCGCTCGGTCGCCAATGTCGTCGAGAACGCCGTGAAGTACAGCCCGCTCGGCACCCCTGTCCTCGTCGCCGCCAGCTCCCTCGCCGACCGGGTCGAGGTCCGGGTCGTGGACCGTGGGCCCGGTGTCCCCGACGACGCCAAGGAGCGGATCTTCGCGCCCTTCCAGCGGTACGGTGACGCTCCGCGCGGTGCCGGGGTGGGGCTGGGACTCGCGGTGGCGCGCGGGTTCGCGGAGGCGATGGGCGGGACGCTGAACGCGGAGGACACTCCCGGCGGCGGCCTCACGATGGTCCTCACGCTCCGCGTCGCCGCCGACCAGCTCGTTTACCCCGAAGTGCCGGAACCCGAAAGGCAGGCCAGATGA
- a CDS encoding response regulator encodes MTRVLVIEDEPQIVRALVINLKARKYEVDAAHDGATALQLAAARHPDVVVLDLGLPDMDGVEVIRGLRGWTRVPILVLSARHSSDEKVEALDAGADDYVTKPFGMDELLARLRAAVRRAEPVGGGEDDVIVETGTFTVDLAAKKVNRDGADVRLTPTEWHLLEVLVRNAGRLVSQKQLLQEVWGPSYGTETNYLRVYMAQLRRKLEADPSHPKHFITEPGMGYRFEK; translated from the coding sequence ATGACCCGGGTGCTCGTGATCGAAGACGAGCCGCAGATCGTGCGCGCCCTTGTGATCAACCTCAAGGCCCGCAAGTACGAGGTGGACGCGGCGCACGACGGCGCCACGGCCCTTCAGCTGGCCGCGGCCCGCCACCCGGATGTGGTCGTCCTCGACCTCGGACTTCCCGACATGGACGGCGTCGAGGTGATCCGGGGCCTGCGCGGCTGGACCCGGGTGCCGATCCTCGTGCTGTCCGCCAGGCACTCCTCCGACGAGAAGGTCGAGGCGCTGGACGCGGGCGCCGACGACTACGTCACCAAGCCGTTCGGCATGGACGAGCTGCTGGCCCGGCTGCGGGCGGCGGTCCGGCGCGCCGAGCCCGTCGGGGGCGGCGAGGACGACGTCATCGTCGAGACCGGCACGTTCACCGTCGACCTGGCCGCGAAGAAGGTCAACCGGGACGGGGCGGATGTCCGGCTGACGCCGACCGAGTGGCATCTGCTGGAGGTGCTGGTGCGCAACGCCGGGCGGCTGGTGAGCCAGAAGCAGTTGTTGCAGGAGGTATGGGGGCCGTCGTACGGGACGGAGACGAATTATCTGCGGGTGTACATGGCGCAGTTGCGGCGGAAGCTGGAGGCGGATCCGTCGCATCCGAAGCACTTCATCACGGAGCCTGGGATGGGGTATCGCTTCGAGAAGTGA
- a CDS encoding GDSL-type esterase/lipase family protein yields MHSTPLTPALVRGALDLERTEHGLLPHRLPARARAQYADPQLAMVESQPSGVRLAFRTRATAVTLKTLPTKRAYVGAPPRPDGVYDLLVDGVLTAQLVATGGNTLTIDMSTGTAEHRPGPVATLRFTGLPAREKDVEIWLPHNETTELVDLRTDAPVEPLPERGRKVWLHHGSSISHGSDAASPTGIWPAHAAALAGVDLINLGFGGSALLDPFTARAIRDTPADLISVKIGINLVNLDLMRLRAFTPAVHGFLDTIRDGHPDTPLLVVSPILCPIHEDTPGPGAFDLAALSTGQLKFQALGDPAEAATGKLTLKVIREELSRIVEQRSTDDPNLRYLDGRDLYGEQDYAELPLPDELHPDAATHHRIGDRFAELALRQGTTARSGTPSQAP; encoded by the coding sequence ATGCACTCCACGCCCCTCACCCCCGCCCTCGTCCGCGGCGCCCTCGACCTGGAGCGCACCGAGCACGGTCTGCTCCCGCACCGGCTGCCCGCCCGGGCCCGCGCCCAGTACGCCGACCCACAGCTCGCCATGGTCGAGTCCCAGCCCTCGGGCGTACGACTGGCCTTCCGCACCCGCGCCACCGCCGTGACGCTGAAGACACTGCCCACGAAGCGGGCGTACGTCGGCGCCCCGCCCCGCCCGGACGGCGTCTACGACCTGCTCGTCGACGGCGTCCTGACCGCCCAGCTCGTGGCGACCGGTGGCAACACCCTCACCATCGACATGTCGACCGGCACCGCCGAGCACCGCCCCGGCCCGGTCGCCACCCTGCGCTTCACCGGACTGCCCGCCCGGGAGAAGGACGTGGAGATCTGGCTGCCGCACAACGAGACCACCGAACTCGTGGACCTGCGCACCGACGCCCCCGTCGAGCCGCTGCCCGAACGCGGCCGCAAGGTATGGCTGCACCACGGCAGCTCCATCAGCCACGGCTCCGACGCGGCGAGCCCCACCGGCATCTGGCCCGCCCACGCCGCGGCGCTGGCCGGCGTCGACCTGATCAACCTGGGCTTCGGCGGCAGCGCCCTGCTGGACCCCTTCACCGCCCGCGCGATTCGGGACACCCCGGCCGACCTGATCAGCGTCAAGATCGGCATCAACCTGGTGAACCTCGACCTGATGCGACTGCGCGCCTTCACTCCGGCCGTCCACGGCTTCCTGGACACCATCCGCGACGGCCACCCCGACACCCCGCTGCTGGTCGTCTCCCCCATCCTGTGCCCCATCCACGAGGACACGCCGGGCCCGGGCGCCTTCGACCTCGCCGCACTCAGCACGGGACAGCTGAAGTTCCAGGCACTCGGCGACCCCGCGGAAGCGGCCACCGGCAAACTGACGCTCAAGGTGATCCGCGAGGAACTGTCCCGGATCGTCGAACAGCGCTCGACGGACGACCCGAACCTGCGCTACCTCGACGGCCGCGACCTGTACGGCGAACAGGACTACGCCGAGCTGCCGCTCCCCGACGAACTCCATCCGGACGCGGCGACGCACCACCGAATCGGCGACCGCTTCGCGGAACTCGCCCTCCGACAGGGGACTACCGCTCGAAGCGGTACCCCATCCCAGGCTCCGTGA
- a CDS encoding TetR/AcrR family transcriptional regulator has protein sequence MVRAGLTPELLTRAGADLADEVGFDRVTVSELARRFDVKVASLYSHLKNSQELKTRIALLALEELADRAADALAGRAGKDALTAFADVYRDYARAHPGRYAAARFRLDPETAARSAGVRHAQMTRAILRGYDLTEPDQTHAVRLLGSVFHGYVDLELAGGFSHSSPDSEESWARILDALDATLRNWPRA, from the coding sequence ATGGTACGCGCAGGACTCACCCCGGAGCTGTTGACCCGGGCCGGGGCGGACCTCGCCGACGAGGTCGGCTTCGACCGGGTGACCGTCTCGGAGCTCGCCCGCCGGTTCGACGTCAAGGTCGCGAGCCTGTACTCGCATCTGAAGAACTCCCAGGAGCTCAAGACCCGGATCGCCCTGCTCGCCCTGGAGGAGCTCGCCGACCGGGCCGCGGACGCGCTGGCGGGCCGGGCCGGCAAGGACGCGCTGACCGCGTTCGCCGACGTCTACCGCGACTACGCCCGCGCCCACCCCGGCCGCTATGCCGCGGCCCGCTTCCGCCTCGACCCGGAGACGGCGGCCAGGAGCGCGGGCGTACGGCACGCCCAGATGACCCGGGCGATCCTGCGCGGCTACGACCTGACCGAGCCCGACCAGACCCACGCCGTCCGCCTCCTGGGCAGCGTCTTCCACGGCTACGTCGACCTGGAACTGGCGGGCGGCTTCAGCCACAGCTCCCCCGACAGCGAGGAGTCCTGGGCCCGCATCCTGGACGCCCTCGACGCCACCCTGCGCAACTGGCCCCGAGCCTGA
- a CDS encoding OB-fold nucleic acid binding domain-containing protein: MSSVPRSEKPVGRFRRMLDRLSSSQEDLESEELREDAETAGCIRIGDCHDRQIVTVTGTLRTVTLRPRAGVPALEAELFDGSAALDVVWLGRRSIVGIEPGRKLIASGRISMSRGRRVLFNPKYELRPLGRE, from the coding sequence ATGAGTTCTGTTCCTCGTTCCGAGAAGCCGGTGGGCCGGTTCCGGCGCATGCTCGACCGGCTCTCCTCGTCGCAGGAGGACCTGGAGTCCGAGGAACTGCGCGAGGACGCCGAGACCGCCGGCTGCATCCGCATCGGTGACTGCCACGACCGACAGATAGTCACCGTTACTGGTACCTTGCGCACGGTCACTCTGCGGCCGCGTGCCGGAGTCCCGGCCCTGGAGGCCGAGCTGTTCGACGGCTCCGCCGCGCTGGACGTGGTGTGGCTCGGCAGACGCTCCATCGTGGGGATAGAGCCGGGGCGCAAGCTGATCGCATCGGGCCGGATCTCGATGAGCCGGGGCCGCCGGGTGCTGTTCAACCCGAAATACGAACTGAGACCGCTCGGACGGGAGTAG